In Planctomycetota bacterium, the following proteins share a genomic window:
- a CDS encoding glycosyltransferase, with protein sequence MSRGPDVTVVVVNYNGGDLTPACLETIPPAAETIVVDNGSRDGSPETIAARFPSVRLLRHSVNRGFAAAVNRALEEARGRYVCLLNNDARLAPGALEELVRFMDTHPDVGICAPQLLHEDGRRQHSFDNFPSLATVFLNKSLLRRLFPGRFPSKHREIAAPLDVESVIGACMLVRRDLIERIGPLDEAYFLFLEETDWCLRARRAGARVVFVPSARVVHLQGRTRDRVRIRARIEYTRSLFTFFRKNRPAAYPVLRALFPVRTLFELLGQTLTLWAPGVPQRWIETAAVLGWQLCGGPRGWGLSGEAEPRTATLRDGTRADEEHLEAFHDFERKSAGARVVKDLRRKRTVEYSWGGRTYLVKFYKPGSALRRLKGAVLGSKAARELARSREVVRRGIPCVPVAAARDRGPAPWVAFQKLEGWAQLQEVLLSDATVPAERRRLCRAYGRFARRLHDAGITQYDFNPTNVLVREGRFRLIDFEHLKIYGGRVPERARWKALAKMNRIPRLSRTDRLRFLRGYLDAEEVDRARLRRIVEAIRAGAARQRERDLARAERRCVQENRDFGAFRLGAVRGYYRKDRGSGPGLGPDDLRALAEGRVAEGRYRLEEAADPLGEWRRANRRAREGRGPVPAAVLLRDGESRGTLVFFPDGTG encoded by the coding sequence GTGAGCCGCGGGCCGGACGTCACCGTCGTCGTCGTCAACTACAACGGCGGGGACCTGACCCCCGCGTGCCTCGAGACGATTCCGCCGGCGGCCGAGACGATCGTCGTGGACAACGGCTCGCGGGACGGCTCGCCCGAGACGATCGCGGCGCGGTTTCCTTCCGTGCGCCTGCTTCGCCATTCCGTCAACCGCGGCTTCGCCGCCGCCGTGAACCGCGCGCTCGAGGAGGCCCGGGGCCGGTACGTGTGCCTGCTCAATAACGACGCGCGCCTGGCGCCCGGCGCCCTCGAGGAACTCGTCCGGTTCATGGATACCCATCCGGACGTCGGGATCTGCGCCCCTCAGCTCCTCCACGAGGACGGCCGCCGTCAGCATTCCTTCGACAACTTCCCATCCCTGGCCACGGTGTTCCTCAATAAAAGCCTCCTGCGGCGGCTCTTTCCCGGACGGTTCCCGAGCAAGCACCGGGAGATCGCCGCGCCGCTCGACGTGGAGTCCGTTATCGGCGCCTGCATGCTGGTGCGGCGGGATCTCATCGAACGGATCGGGCCCCTGGACGAAGCGTATTTTCTCTTCCTGGAGGAAACGGACTGGTGCCTGCGGGCGCGGCGGGCGGGCGCGCGCGTGGTCTTCGTGCCGTCCGCGCGGGTCGTCCACCTCCAGGGACGCACCCGCGACCGCGTCCGGATCCGCGCGCGGATCGAGTACACGCGCTCCCTCTTCACGTTCTTCCGGAAGAACCGTCCGGCCGCCTATCCCGTTCTGCGGGCGCTCTTTCCGGTCCGGACGTTGTTCGAGCTGCTGGGCCAGACCCTGACGCTCTGGGCGCCGGGCGTGCCCCAGCGGTGGATCGAAACCGCCGCGGTGCTGGGGTGGCAGCTCTGCGGGGGCCCGCGCGGATGGGGACTCTCGGGCGAGGCGGAGCCGCGCACCGCGACCCTGAGGGACGGAACGCGGGCGGACGAGGAGCATCTGGAGGCCTTCCACGACTTCGAGCGCAAATCGGCCGGCGCCCGTGTCGTCAAGGACCTGCGGCGCAAGCGCACGGTGGAATACTCCTGGGGCGGCCGGACGTATCTCGTGAAGTTCTACAAGCCGGGCTCCGCGCTGCGGCGCCTGAAGGGGGCCGTCCTGGGCTCCAAGGCGGCACGGGAACTCGCGCGCTCGCGCGAAGTCGTCCGGCGGGGGATTCCCTGCGTTCCCGTGGCGGCGGCGCGGGATCGCGGCCCGGCGCCGTGGGTGGCCTTCCAGAAGCTCGAAGGATGGGCGCAGCTTCAGGAGGTCCTTCTGTCGGACGCGACGGTTCCCGCCGAGCGGCGGCGCCTCTGCCGCGCGTACGGGCGTTTCGCCCGGCGGCTTCACGACGCGGGGATCACCCAGTACGACTTCAACCCCACCAATGTTCTCGTGCGGGAAGGCCGTTTCCGGCTGATCGACTTCGAGCATCTGAAAATCTACGGGGGTCGGGTTCCGGAACGAGCGCGCTGGAAAGCGCTGGCCAAGATGAACCGCATCCCGCGTCTCTCGCGGACGGATCGCCTGCGGTTTCTCCGGGGGTACCTGGACGCGGAGGAAGTGGACCGGGCGCGCCTGCGGCGCATCGTGGAAGCGATCCGGGCCGGCGCCGCCCGGCAGCGGGAGCGCGATCTCGCCCGGGCGGAACGGCGTTGCGTGCAGGAGAACCGGGACTTCGGCGCGTTTCGGCTGGGCGCGGTTCGAGGCTATTACCGCAAAGACCGGGGATCGGGCCCCGGTCTCGGGCCGGACGACCTGCGCGCCCTGGCCGAAGGGCGCGTCGCGGAGGGACGCTACCGGCTGGAGGAAGCGGCCGATCCGCTGGGGGAATGGCGCCGGGCCAACCGGCGCGCGCGGGAGGGCCGGGGTCCGGTCCCGGCGGCGGTTCTCCTGCGCGACGGGGAATCCCGCGGAACTCTTGTTTTCTTTCCGGACGGCACCGGGTAG
- a CDS encoding glycosyltransferase family 2 protein — translation MRPRISASIICKNEEHNIEDCLRSVSWCDEIVVVDSGSTDRTVELARRYTDKVIFHEWPGYVAQKNFALDRTTGDWVICLDADERCTPELREAILREIPSADGLAGFEVRRHVHYLGRWINHGGWYPDWKLRVIRRGRARWGGVDPHDKLIPDGPVRRLDADLHHFTYRDFAHQIRIINHFSDVVVAEYLKQGKKPSILQAIFHPPWKFFECYVWKLGFLDGFPGFVIAVGSAFYIFARYVKLWEKGRAAP, via the coding sequence ATGAGACCCCGCATCTCGGCCTCGATCATCTGCAAGAACGAGGAACACAACATCGAGGACTGCCTCCGCAGCGTCTCGTGGTGCGATGAGATCGTCGTCGTCGATTCCGGAAGCACGGACCGCACCGTCGAGCTCGCGCGGCGCTACACCGACAAGGTGATCTTCCACGAGTGGCCCGGCTACGTCGCCCAGAAGAACTTCGCGCTCGACCGGACGACCGGAGACTGGGTGATCTGTCTGGACGCCGACGAGCGCTGCACCCCGGAGCTCCGTGAGGCCATCCTCCGGGAGATCCCTTCCGCCGACGGGCTGGCCGGGTTCGAGGTGCGCCGGCATGTGCATTACCTGGGCCGCTGGATCAACCACGGCGGATGGTACCCGGACTGGAAGCTGCGCGTGATCCGCAGGGGGCGCGCCCGCTGGGGCGGCGTGGATCCGCACGACAAACTCATCCCCGACGGACCCGTCCGTCGCCTCGACGCGGACCTCCACCACTTCACCTACCGCGATTTCGCCCACCAGATCCGGATCATCAACCACTTCTCCGACGTCGTCGTCGCCGAGTACCTGAAGCAGGGAAAGAAGCCTTCGATCCTTCAGGCGATCTTCCACCCGCCCTGGAAATTCTTCGAGTGCTACGTCTGGAAACTCGGATTCCTCGACGGATTCCCCGGATTCGTCATCGCCGTGGGCTCCGCTTTCTACATCTTCGCGCGGTACGTCAAGCTCTGGGAGAAGGGAAGGGCGGCGCCGTGA
- a CDS encoding Kdo hydroxylase family protein has translation MLSTFTQEQLSRLGPTDLSDELERGRIVCFPECPVKLPAPEDLAFLREEMPRHLKLKNISYHPEADRIFGIKGQRDIVERARRILKEHSARVQEFLTRAIPTLARGWQPGTSSFRPLQERGRNLSPHASNELIHVDAGAYGATHGDRILRFFVNVNPSEDRVWTSKGAFPELYERYGRQAGVAPSNGKGPRLEEGFLDRLRTATVKALAAVIPPARLLDSSPYDRAMRRFHNFMKDTPEFQAAPEGHREFAFKPFSAWMVFTDMVSHACISGQYAFIDTFIVPLANCRLPELAPINILRGR, from the coding sequence ATGCTTTCGACTTTCACCCAGGAACAACTCTCCCGCCTCGGCCCGACGGATCTGTCCGACGAACTGGAGCGCGGGCGGATCGTATGCTTCCCCGAGTGTCCCGTGAAGCTTCCGGCGCCGGAGGACCTGGCGTTTCTCCGGGAGGAGATGCCCCGGCACCTCAAGCTCAAGAACATCAGCTACCACCCGGAGGCGGACCGCATCTTCGGGATCAAGGGCCAGCGGGACATCGTCGAGCGCGCGCGCCGCATCCTTAAGGAGCACAGCGCCCGCGTGCAGGAGTTCCTGACGCGGGCGATTCCCACGCTGGCCCGGGGCTGGCAGCCGGGAACCTCGAGTTTCCGGCCGCTTCAGGAGCGGGGGCGGAACCTGTCGCCGCATGCGTCCAATGAGCTGATCCACGTGGACGCGGGGGCCTACGGGGCCACCCACGGGGACCGTATCCTCCGCTTCTTCGTCAACGTCAATCCTTCCGAGGATCGGGTCTGGACCTCGAAGGGCGCCTTTCCGGAGCTTTACGAGCGGTACGGCCGCCAGGCGGGAGTGGCTCCCTCCAACGGAAAGGGGCCGCGCCTCGAGGAGGGATTTCTCGATCGCCTGCGGACCGCGACGGTGAAGGCCCTGGCGGCGGTGATCCCCCCGGCGCGCCTTCTGGATTCGTCGCCCTACGATCGGGCGATGCGGCGTTTCCACAACTTCATGAAGGACACGCCGGAGTTCCAGGCGGCCCCGGAGGGCCATCGGGAATTCGCCTTCAAGCCCTTCTCCGCGTGGATGGTGTTCACGGACATGGTGAGCCACGCCTGCATCTCCGGGCAGTATGCGTTCATCGACACCTTCATCGTGCCCCTGGCCAACTGCCGTCTGCCCGAGCTGGCGCCCATCAACATCCTCCGGGGGCGTTGA
- a CDS encoding glycosyltransferase family 9 protein: protein MARAPRRILLVRLSAVGDVVNTLPALEAIRSALPEAFLGFVVEDRAHDLISRHPSVDRVHLYRRKRWARMALQPTRWGALYEEFGRFVWELRRERYEVALNFQSNLKGALHTLLSGAPRRIGFARGHCREWSHLLANERVVPPEGGRINRVDKFLSMAAALGIPIRGAAYRLPETRESGRRVAEWRARAGLGEYVAIHPGTSDFGRLKRWPPERFAELAARIRKELGLPAVVTWGPGERPLAEGIVAASRGGGVLAMETASILDLAEILRQARLFVGCDSGPLHLASAVGVPSVALFGPKDPRIYGPYNPLRRVVLKGEPGQAPMDAISVEDALGAVRDLLEEIRAARLSS, encoded by the coding sequence GTGGCGCGGGCGCCGCGACGGATCCTCCTCGTCCGGCTGAGCGCCGTCGGGGACGTGGTCAACACGCTTCCGGCGCTCGAAGCGATCCGTTCCGCCCTGCCCGAAGCGTTCCTCGGGTTCGTGGTCGAAGACCGGGCGCACGATCTCATTTCGCGCCATCCGTCGGTGGACCGGGTGCATCTCTATCGCCGAAAGCGCTGGGCGCGCATGGCGCTTCAGCCCACGCGCTGGGGCGCGCTCTACGAGGAATTCGGCCGTTTCGTGTGGGAGCTGCGGCGGGAGCGCTATGAGGTGGCCCTCAACTTTCAGTCGAATCTCAAGGGGGCCCTGCACACCCTTCTGAGCGGGGCGCCCCGCCGGATCGGGTTCGCGCGCGGCCACTGCCGGGAGTGGAGCCACCTTCTGGCCAACGAGCGCGTCGTGCCCCCCGAGGGCGGGCGGATCAACCGGGTGGACAAATTCCTCTCGATGGCCGCCGCGCTCGGGATCCCCATCCGCGGCGCGGCCTACCGGCTTCCGGAGACGCGCGAAAGCGGCCGCCGCGTGGCGGAATGGCGGGCGCGCGCGGGGCTGGGCGAGTATGTGGCGATCCACCCCGGGACGAGCGACTTCGGCCGGCTCAAGCGCTGGCCTCCGGAACGCTTCGCGGAGCTGGCGGCGCGGATCCGGAAGGAGCTCGGCCTCCCGGCGGTCGTCACGTGGGGCCCCGGCGAGCGGCCGCTGGCGGAAGGAATCGTCGCCGCCAGCCGCGGCGGCGGCGTGCTGGCCATGGAAACCGCCTCCATCCTCGACCTCGCGGAAATCCTGCGGCAGGCGCGGCTCTTTGTGGGGTGCGACTCGGGGCCGCTTCATCTGGCCAGCGCGGTGGGCGTGCCGAGCGTCGCGCTGTTCGGCCCCAAGGATCCCCGGATCTACGGCCCCTACAATCCGCTCCGGAGAGTGGTCCTCAAGGGCGAGCCCGGCCAGGCTCCCATGGACGCGATCTCCGTCGAAGACGCCCTCGGGGCGGTCCGCGACCTCCTGGAGGAAATCCGCGCCGCGCGGCTCAGCTCTTGA
- a CDS encoding PilZ domain-containing protein, whose amino-acid sequence MVTQLEIARRVGLDVSSVNKILNRRPGSVFRKETVRRVFKVARELGYDFNKLKFSHRRSHPRKEVSVPLEISVYRKDGTLFDRGQAVMKNVSLSGSLLTGIVLPERKLPAEPYTVGIRLLEGPLKGLEILGEPVRFVTSDGALSLGIRFLHTEIAKAQRLRKIV is encoded by the coding sequence ATGGTCACGCAGCTCGAGATCGCCCGGCGCGTCGGCTTGGACGTCTCCTCGGTCAATAAGATCCTCAATCGCCGGCCCGGCTCCGTCTTCCGCAAGGAGACCGTTCGAAGGGTCTTCAAGGTCGCCCGAGAGCTGGGCTACGACTTCAACAAACTGAAGTTCTCCCACCGGCGCAGCCACCCCCGAAAGGAAGTTTCCGTCCCCCTGGAGATCAGCGTCTACCGGAAGGACGGGACGCTTTTCGATCGCGGGCAGGCCGTGATGAAGAACGTTTCCCTCAGCGGGAGCCTGCTGACCGGGATCGTGCTTCCGGAGCGCAAGCTGCCGGCCGAGCCCTATACGGTCGGGATCCGTCTCCTCGAGGGGCCCCTGAAGGGCCTGGAGATCCTGGGCGAGCCTGTTCGGTTCGTGACGAGCGACGGGGCCCTGAGCCTGGGGATCCGGTTCCTGCACACCGAAATCGCCAAGGCTCAGCGGCTCCGGAAGATCGTCTGA
- a CDS encoding VCBS repeat-containing protein encodes MMWAAILALVPVLQEGRGEEYVVRTWKKIVLSDQFVSEGAHAGDFNRDGRMDVASGPWWYEGPDFTRRHEYFPVRTYKKDNDYSNCFFVFTYDFNKDGWTDILVYGFPGKDASWFENPQGRPGHWPRHVLWESVDMESPGFEDVDGDGVPEIICASGGQLGYVTIRDGKFHAISPKGHYQRFTHGLGLGDVNGDGRKDFLETGGWWEQPSHLEGDPMWTRRPASFGEAGAQIYAYDVDGDGDSDILGAVHAHQYGVAWWEQVREGGEIRFRRHLIVGSKPEENRYGVKFSQPHAIDLVDVDGDGLKDLVTGKRHFAHGSKGDAEPLAPPVLYWFRLVRGPQGPDFVPYLIDDASGVGTQVVATDVNGDGRPDVVVGNKMGTFVHLQEARRVSREEWEKAQPKPLR; translated from the coding sequence ATGATGTGGGCGGCGATTCTGGCGCTCGTGCCGGTGCTGCAGGAGGGCAGGGGAGAGGAGTACGTGGTTCGGACCTGGAAGAAGATCGTCCTCTCGGATCAGTTCGTCTCCGAAGGCGCCCACGCGGGGGATTTCAACCGGGACGGGCGCATGGACGTGGCGTCGGGACCCTGGTGGTACGAGGGACCGGATTTCACCCGGCGTCATGAATACTTTCCCGTCCGGACGTACAAGAAGGACAACGACTACTCGAACTGTTTCTTCGTCTTCACCTACGATTTCAACAAGGACGGTTGGACGGACATTCTCGTCTACGGCTTTCCGGGCAAGGACGCCTCGTGGTTCGAGAATCCGCAGGGCCGGCCCGGGCATTGGCCGCGGCACGTGCTGTGGGAGTCGGTGGACATGGAATCGCCCGGGTTCGAGGACGTGGACGGCGACGGGGTGCCCGAGATCATCTGCGCCAGCGGGGGCCAGCTGGGCTATGTGACGATCCGGGACGGCAAGTTCCATGCGATTTCGCCGAAGGGGCATTATCAGAGATTCACCCACGGCCTGGGGCTGGGGGACGTGAACGGAGACGGCCGGAAGGATTTTCTGGAGACGGGGGGCTGGTGGGAGCAACCCTCCCATCTGGAGGGGGATCCGATGTGGACCCGGCGGCCGGCGTCGTTCGGGGAAGCCGGGGCGCAGATTTATGCCTATGACGTGGACGGGGACGGCGACAGCGATATTCTGGGCGCGGTGCACGCGCATCAGTACGGGGTGGCCTGGTGGGAGCAGGTGCGCGAAGGGGGCGAAATCCGCTTCCGGCGCCATCTCATCGTCGGGTCCAAGCCCGAAGAGAACCGTTACGGAGTGAAGTTTTCCCAGCCGCACGCGATCGACCTGGTGGACGTGGACGGGGACGGCCTGAAGGACCTGGTGACGGGGAAGCGGCACTTTGCGCACGGCTCGAAGGGCGACGCGGAGCCCCTGGCGCCGCCGGTCCTTTACTGGTTCCGGCTTGTGCGCGGCCCGCAGGGGCCCGACTTCGTGCCGTACCTGATTGACGACGCCTCGGGCGTGGGGACCCAGGTCGTGGCCACGGACGTCAACGGCGACGGGCGGCCGGACGTCGTGGTGGGAAACAAGATGGGGACGTTCGTGCACCTCCAGGAGGCGCGCCGGGTCTCCCGGGAGGAGTGGGAGAAGGCGCAGCCCAAGCCCCTGCGATAG
- a CDS encoding family 16 glycoside hydrolase gives MTLLFVVAALAGGVPQDPEGGDNLSLLVEVLKQTDDVQAQADILRGMREGLGAQTVKMPKGWTELAARLSESPSAEVRALVRDLSARFGDASALEGLVRTLADAKADPAARGKALETLLGVRYAGLAAILLKLVEDPAVRGTAIRALAAFDEPAAPEAILRVYPSLDVSERRDAVNTLASRKAYALELVGAVRRNVVPRSDLTAATIRQLREHRDPTINNWIETEWGRVRATPEAKAREIAELKTMIQAGPKGDPSRGRAIFARTCMQCHTLFEGGGKVGPELTGSNRAELDYLLSNIVDPSAVVGKDYQASAVRTKSGRVISGILRPGDGRSISIVTENDVVVLPKDEVDAVRTSEVSMMPEGLLANLSAQEIRDLIAYLQSPVQVPLPAAGEESIFNGKDLTGWEGDASAWSVEDGAIVGRGPQKKNQFLYYAKEVGDFRLTLEVRLVPDRENSGIQFRSERLPDGHARGYQADIGKGWWGKLYDEHGRGLLVKVDGDAFVKPEEWNTYEIVAVGNRIRTALNGKVCVDFTDPKPVLRGKIALQIHSGGPLEVRFRNIRLEANPAFELKTAR, from the coding sequence ATGACGCTTCTTTTCGTCGTGGCGGCGCTGGCGGGAGGGGTCCCCCAGGACCCCGAAGGCGGGGACAACCTTTCGCTGCTGGTCGAGGTGCTCAAACAGACCGATGACGTCCAGGCTCAGGCCGACATCCTCCGGGGCATGCGCGAGGGCCTCGGCGCCCAGACGGTGAAGATGCCGAAGGGGTGGACGGAACTGGCCGCCCGCCTGTCCGAAAGCCCGAGCGCCGAAGTGCGGGCGCTCGTGCGGGACCTTTCGGCGCGCTTCGGGGACGCGTCGGCCCTGGAAGGTCTGGTTCGGACGCTGGCGGACGCGAAGGCCGACCCGGCGGCGCGCGGCAAAGCGCTCGAGACGCTGCTGGGGGTTCGGTATGCGGGACTCGCGGCGATCCTGCTTAAGCTTGTCGAGGATCCCGCGGTACGGGGGACGGCGATCCGCGCCCTGGCGGCCTTCGATGAGCCGGCCGCGCCGGAGGCCATCCTGCGGGTGTATCCCTCGCTGGACGTTTCGGAGCGGAGGGATGCCGTCAACACGCTCGCTTCCCGGAAGGCGTACGCGCTGGAGCTCGTGGGCGCCGTTCGGCGCAACGTCGTGCCGCGCTCGGACCTGACGGCCGCCACGATCCGGCAGCTTCGCGAGCATCGGGATCCGACGATCAACAACTGGATCGAGACGGAGTGGGGCCGGGTGCGGGCGACGCCCGAAGCGAAAGCCCGCGAGATCGCCGAGCTCAAGACCATGATCCAGGCCGGGCCCAAGGGGGATCCGTCGCGCGGCCGGGCGATTTTCGCCCGGACGTGCATGCAATGCCACACCCTTTTCGAAGGGGGTGGAAAGGTGGGGCCCGAGCTGACGGGGTCCAACCGCGCGGAACTCGATTACCTGCTTTCGAACATCGTGGATCCGAGCGCCGTGGTGGGGAAGGACTACCAGGCCTCGGCCGTCCGGACCAAGAGCGGCCGGGTGATTTCCGGCATTCTGCGGCCGGGCGACGGCCGGTCGATTTCGATCGTCACGGAAAACGACGTCGTCGTGCTGCCGAAGGACGAAGTGGATGCCGTCCGGACGAGCGAGGTTTCCATGATGCCGGAGGGGCTTCTGGCGAATCTCTCCGCCCAGGAGATCCGGGACCTGATCGCGTACCTCCAGAGCCCGGTGCAGGTGCCCCTTCCGGCCGCGGGCGAGGAGTCGATCTTCAACGGCAAGGATCTGACCGGCTGGGAAGGGGATGCTTCCGCCTGGAGCGTCGAGGACGGCGCGATCGTGGGCCGGGGCCCGCAGAAGAAGAATCAGTTCCTGTACTACGCGAAGGAGGTCGGCGACTTCCGCCTGACGCTCGAAGTCCGCCTGGTGCCCGACCGCGAAAACAGCGGCATCCAGTTCCGCAGCGAGCGGCTTCCGGACGGCCACGCGCGGGGCTACCAGGCCGACATCGGCAAGGGATGGTGGGGAAAACTCTACGACGAGCACGGGCGGGGCCTCCTCGTCAAAGTGGACGGAGACGCGTTCGTGAAGCCGGAGGAGTGGAACACCTACGAGATCGTGGCCGTGGGAAACCGGATCCGCACGGCGCTCAACGGGAAAGTGTGTGTCGATTTCACCGACCCGAAACCGGTTCTGCGGGGGAAGATCGCCCTGCAGATCCACAGCGGCGGGCCTCTCGAGGTCCGGTTCCGCAACATCCGCCTCGAGGCGAACCCCGCGTTCGAGCTCAAGACGGCCCGCTGA
- a CDS encoding PVC-type heme-binding CxxCH protein, translating to MTRALWLLALVPMAGGDEGVPPADASGRTLNLDFETGTLRDWQAEGDAFQRQPVRGDTVSARRADMRSGHVGEYWIGTYEVAGDGPQGTLTSEPFPIAHPFASFRVGGGSHETTAVELVLVEENRVVARVSGEDREDMRPVVVDLTPYVGKTLRVRLVDRHSGGWGHINFDHFRFHARRPDLPGARVPGEAPRRDEFRFAGLSAAEAVRAMTLPPGFSATVFAAEPEIRQPIAMALDERGRLWVAENPEYPRWSPPEKGGSCRVLVLEDTDGDGTHDRRTVFLENVNFISGLEVGFGGVWIGAPPYLLFVPDRDGDDRPDGPPEVLLDGWEHQDTHETLNAFIWGPDGWLYGCHGVFTHSNVGRPGAPPEERRPINAGFWRYHPQRRVFEIFAEGTSNPWGIDFDAHGEAFATACVIPHLWHVIPGARYHRQAGRHFNPHTYDDLKTIADHLHYVGARGPHAGNGISDAAGGGHAHCGAMIYLGDNWPEEYRGRIFFSNIHGARVNMDVLEPRGSGFVGRHGPDFLRANDRWSQILNLRYGPDGTVYVIDWYDKQQCHTGNPKDHDTTNGRIFRVAYGRPAPARPNLRALSNEELVALQLHRNEWYVRHARKVLQERRAADMESRLDGLAWGGTDPVRTLRALWCLHAVGRLTEERVRRGLEHEHPRVRAWAVRLACEDGRPSAALRARLAELARTDPSPVVRLALASACQRLPVPDRREILEGLVGRAEDASDANLPLMIWYAVEPVVGADSAAGAALAARTKIPRVREFIARKLAAGK from the coding sequence ATGACGCGCGCGCTGTGGCTCCTGGCGCTCGTTCCGATGGCGGGGGGGGACGAAGGAGTGCCCCCCGCGGACGCCTCCGGCCGGACGCTCAACCTCGACTTCGAGACCGGGACGCTCCGGGACTGGCAGGCCGAAGGGGACGCGTTCCAGCGCCAGCCGGTTCGCGGGGACACCGTCTCCGCGCGGCGGGCGGACATGAGGAGCGGCCACGTAGGGGAGTACTGGATCGGAACCTACGAGGTCGCCGGAGACGGGCCTCAGGGAACGCTGACGTCCGAGCCTTTCCCGATCGCGCATCCCTTCGCCAGCTTCCGCGTGGGCGGAGGGTCGCACGAGACGACCGCCGTGGAGCTTGTCCTGGTCGAGGAGAACCGCGTTGTGGCGCGCGTCTCGGGCGAGGACCGGGAGGACATGCGTCCGGTCGTCGTGGACCTGACGCCTTACGTGGGGAAGACCTTGCGCGTGCGCCTGGTGGACCGTCACAGCGGCGGATGGGGGCACATCAATTTCGATCATTTCCGGTTTCACGCCCGCCGGCCGGACCTTCCGGGCGCCCGCGTGCCCGGGGAAGCCCCGCGCCGGGACGAGTTCCGCTTCGCCGGACTTTCGGCCGCCGAGGCGGTCCGGGCCATGACGCTGCCGCCGGGGTTCTCGGCCACGGTCTTCGCCGCGGAACCCGAGATCCGGCAGCCCATCGCGATGGCCCTCGACGAGCGGGGAAGACTGTGGGTGGCGGAGAATCCGGAATATCCGCGCTGGAGCCCTCCGGAAAAGGGCGGCTCGTGCCGCGTCCTCGTGCTGGAGGACACCGACGGGGACGGGACGCACGACCGTCGCACGGTGTTCCTGGAGAACGTCAATTTCATCAGCGGCCTGGAGGTGGGCTTCGGGGGCGTGTGGATCGGCGCGCCCCCTTATCTCCTTTTCGTTCCCGACCGCGACGGGGACGACCGGCCCGACGGTCCGCCGGAAGTGCTTCTGGACGGGTGGGAACACCAGGACACGCACGAAACCCTCAACGCCTTCATCTGGGGTCCGGACGGGTGGCTTTACGGGTGCCACGGCGTCTTCACCCACTCGAACGTGGGGCGTCCGGGGGCGCCTCCGGAGGAGCGCCGGCCCATCAACGCGGGCTTCTGGCGCTATCATCCCCAGCGGCGCGTGTTCGAGATCTTCGCGGAAGGGACGAGCAACCCGTGGGGGATCGATTTCGACGCGCACGGCGAAGCGTTCGCGACGGCGTGCGTCATCCCGCATCTCTGGCACGTCATCCCGGGAGCGCGCTACCACCGGCAGGCCGGCCGGCATTTCAATCCGCATACGTACGACGATCTTAAGACGATCGCCGATCACCTCCACTACGTGGGGGCGCGGGGGCCGCACGCGGGCAACGGCATCTCGGACGCCGCCGGCGGAGGGCACGCTCATTGCGGCGCGATGATCTACCTGGGGGACAACTGGCCGGAAGAGTACCGCGGCCGGATCTTCTTCTCGAACATCCACGGCGCGCGGGTGAACATGGACGTTCTGGAGCCGCGCGGGTCGGGATTCGTCGGCCGGCATGGCCCGGACTTCCTGCGCGCCAACGACCGCTGGTCGCAGATTCTGAATCTCCGCTACGGCCCGGACGGGACGGTCTACGTGATCGACTGGTATGACAAGCAGCAGTGCCACACGGGCAATCCCAAGGATCACGACACCACGAACGGCCGGATTTTCCGGGTGGCGTACGGCCGTCCGGCGCCGGCGCGGCCGAACCTTCGCGCGCTTTCCAACGAGGAGCTCGTGGCCCTCCAGCTTCACCGCAATGAATGGTATGTGCGGCATGCCCGCAAGGTGCTCCAGGAACGGCGGGCGGCGGACATGGAGTCCCGGCTCGACGGGCTGGCCTGGGGCGGGACGGATCCCGTGCGGACGCTCCGGGCGCTCTGGTGCCTGCACGCGGTAGGCCGGCTCACGGAGGAGCGGGTCCGGCGCGGGCTGGAGCATGAGCATCCGCGCGTGCGCGCCTGGGCGGTGCGGCTGGCCTGCGAGGACGGGCGGCCCTCGGCGGCGCTTCGGGCGCGTCTGGCGGAGCTGGCGCGCACGGATCCTTCGCCCGTCGTGCGGCTGGCGTTGGCGTCGGCGTGCCAGAGGCTTCCGGTGCCGGACCGGCGCGAGATCCTCGAGGGGCTGGTCGGGCGCGCCGAAGACGCCTCGGACGCCAACCTTCCGCTGATGATTTGGTATGCTGTGGAGCCGGTGGTCGGGGCCGACTCCGCCGCCGGAGCGGCCTTGGCCGCCCGGACGAAGATTCCGCGGGTGCGGGAGTTTATCGCTCGGAAGCTGGCGGCGGGAAAATGA